One Frankia alni ACN14a DNA window includes the following coding sequences:
- a CDS encoding FadR/GntR family transcriptional regulator: MGRRVRVPKTAELVASQLRRRIIRGELTEGDALPPEPTLMAQFGVSRPTLREAFRVLEAEALISVRRGAHGGARVHLPSPAVAARYAGLVLEHRGATLGDVHQASAVIEPPCAALLAERRSPADVSALRAILAEADEVAEDPAALAAAQASFHLAVVELTGNKSLSVVTGMLQHLVELTNSQHGHATVGAVPDASPASTAADDRATDVRLSAGATRQIHAALVDLVEIGDAAGADRHWRQHLAAPDHAIPGGPADRCVLDLLG, translated from the coding sequence GTGGGCCGACGGGTCCGTGTCCCCAAGACGGCGGAGCTCGTCGCCAGCCAACTGCGGCGGAGGATCATCCGTGGCGAACTCACCGAGGGTGACGCTCTTCCTCCCGAACCCACCCTGATGGCGCAGTTCGGCGTCTCCCGGCCTACCCTGCGCGAGGCCTTTCGGGTCCTCGAGGCGGAGGCGCTGATCTCGGTGCGCCGCGGGGCCCACGGCGGGGCGCGCGTCCACCTCCCGAGTCCAGCGGTCGCCGCCCGCTATGCCGGGCTCGTCCTCGAACATCGCGGCGCCACCCTGGGCGACGTCCATCAGGCCAGCGCCGTCATCGAGCCACCATGCGCGGCGCTCCTCGCCGAGCGGCGCAGTCCGGCAGACGTGTCGGCTCTGCGCGCCATCCTCGCCGAGGCCGACGAGGTCGCCGAGGATCCCGCCGCACTCGCGGCCGCGCAGGCCTCCTTTCACCTGGCCGTGGTCGAGCTCACCGGCAACAAGTCCCTGTCGGTGGTGACCGGCATGTTGCAGCATCTCGTCGAGCTGACCAACTCCCAGCACGGGCATGCCACCGTCGGCGCGGTGCCCGACGCGTCGCCCGCGTCGACGGCGGCGGACGACCGGGCGACCGACGTCCGGCTGAGCGCCGGTGCCACCCGGCAGATCCACGCCGCCCTTGTCGACCTCGTCGAGATCGGCGATGCGGCGGGCGCCGACCGCCACTGGCGGCAGCACCTGGCCGCACCCGATCACGCGATTCCAGGAGGGCCGGCCGACCGCTGCGTCCTGGATCTGCTCGGCTGA